A segment of the Vibrio sp. YMD68 genome:
GGTAAACCTCACATCATCAAAATGTTCATCCATTAACTGACGACAAAACATCCGAGACCAACTGAGCAAGACATCCATGACTTCAGGCCTAGCGAGCTCACAGCCTTTGATGTCTGGCTGATAAAACCAGCCGCGTTTGAAGTTAAAGTACAACTCTGGTGTCACACTGCGGTGCGTGTCATCGGGATAAGCAAAGCTGGCGATAAACACCACACGCCACTGCTGGTCATGACGCTCTAAACGCACTTCAACAGGATGAGTGCCACGACGAGTTTGATAGTAAGGCGTATGACGAAAGCTCACGGAGAGCTTATCGACATTGATAGGTCTTGGGGCACTGTCCAGCGCCGCACTTAAACACTCAACCAATGAAGGTAATAAAGTCACCTCATTGTCATAGCAAGACACAACAGTATTCATCACAACCACCCTCGCTCGGCAAAAGAGACGCTTTCTTTGCCAATCACAATATGGTCCAGCACACGAACGTCAATTAACGCTAAGGCATCGACGAGACGGCGGGTAATCTTTCTATCAGCTTGAGATGGCTCAGCGACACCAGATGGGTGATTGTGTGAAAAGATAACCGCTGATGCATTATGCTTAAGCGCGGCTTTCACGACTTCACGGGGGTACACGGAGGCGGCATCCACCGTACCTTGAAACAGCTCATCAAAGGCTATCAGTTGATGTTGGTTATCCAGAAACATCACGGCAAACACTTCACGCTCATAATGCGCGAGTTTACAACCGAGAAACTGTTTAACGTTATTGGGGTTTGTGTAGGCATCACCGACTTCAAAGCTTTGGGCTAAGATATCGGCGGCTGTTTCGAGTACTTGCATGGCCGTAATAGGCTGTGGAAACTCATAGGTTGCATTGGGTAAGTGGGTAGGCATAGGTCAATCCTCTTAGGTTACAGGCACAAAAAAGCCCGCAGCGCATAAGAGCGTTACGGGCGATTAAGAATAGAGATACACCTAGGTAATATAGACCTATGAATTTTTGATATTTAGGGAAAACTTAATGCTATCTATGCTTTATTTAAATAACGGACTATTTGTTAATGTATTTATGCGGTACCTACGATGTAGATATAAACGGATCAAACTGAGGTATTTCGGTGGCTACATCAAAATTCCGAGTGTTTCTAAAACATTATTGATTAATAAAAAACCAACCCCAGCGCCAATCAATTGCGGCCCACACATCCAAAATACCTTTACTTTAAATGTTTCGGCTGCTCCTGAAGTCATTATGAAATCTGGTTTGCAAAAATCCCTAAATAATTTGCCAATATAAGCGCCTAAAGCCATAGTAGGGGGCAATACAGTAAGCAAAAGGGCTACTCCAAGAAACCCTAATTGCCCAATTTCACCTTTAAATACAAGAGTCAAGACCATACATCCTGTTAAAGCGAACGTTATTAAATAGTATCTTTTGAAGCTGCTTTTTTTTTCATAATCCATTTCACTAGATTCCATATCGTACCTCTTTGTTTTTATACCTAAGTAAAATTGAAAAAATCGATGTTTCTCATTATTTAATTCTTAACGGAAAGGCTAGCCCATTGAAAAAATCGTTAACTTGCAATGACAAATTAGAGTCATGCTGAATTTTCAAGCCACTTAACGGAGCATTACCAGTACAATCGGTTTCTTCTGAAAAAGGTGAACCCTCATACCCATTGACTGGCGTTTTTTCAACGACATAAGCGGTATATAATGCATTCTCTTCATTAAAATTTTTATTCGTTATATAACCGAGTTCAAAAAAAGTGCCCTCTTGAATACCGATCACATTACAAACTCCATTAACAATATAGCTCGCACCATAGCCCGGACCTTCACTTTGATGATACCCATAAGCTCGAATTTGAAATAAGCTGCCCAGCCCATCAAAAGAAACTAAAGCCGTCATTTCTGAGCCATCTTGTTTTAAAACAGTTAGGTTTGAGAGCAATGTATCGTTAGCATCGTAAACATGCTGCTTAATTTGAACTTCTTGTCCGTTAACTAGCAGTTTTCCAGCTTCGCTTGATTTCAAAACAACGTTAGCTTGACTAGACCAAGCAACGACACTTAATAGCAAGGTGGGGATTAAGGTTGATTTCATTGATTACTCCAAAGTAATAGACGCATTAGTGGTTAGAATGATAGGCGCATTAGAGACCGTTAAGCTTGCAGTGCTAATCGGTGTATCTAATGTGCAGCCTTGGTTTTCACATACATCGATAACGCTCTCTGTTGGAGGTGTAGGACCAACTTCGATTGCTTTATCATCACTGCATCCTATCAAGACGGTAGTGCAGAATATGAACACAATATTTTTCACAGCTTCACTCTCCTAATTAGCACAAGAAGCACCCATGTGGGTGCACATGCTGCGCTATATTACTTGTATCTTAATTGCACCGCAACAGGTGCAGTGTCATTTATGAGCAAAATAATATTTAAAAACATAACCGGTCGGAAAATTCGATATGTACGACTGAGTAAACACTTATCTCAACAAGACGTTGATCGTATGTGTAGTTTAAAAGGAATAGAGATGACAAGAAGCAAACTAGCGAAGGCCGAAGCTGGAATGATTAGAATAACCGATGAGATGCTAAGAGATCTCGCTGAAATACTTGACGTCGGTGTTAACGTATTTTTTGATGATCTTGATGAATAGAGTCATCAAGATCACCTGATGACTCATGATGTTGTTAAGTAAGCAAAATACAAGACATATTGGCTGAACAGTCGATATGATCGCTCCACCACTGCATCATATCTCGTCGTTGCTCTACGTATTGAGTACGATTGTAGGCCGCTCTCACTTTATCCTTATCTGCATGCGCTAAAGCTGCTTCGACTAGATCGCCCGTGAACTGAGGTTGTTCATTGAGTGTAGTGCTCGCCAATGAACGTAGACCATGAGATACCAATCGGCCTTTGAACCCCATACGCTTAAGAGCCATGTTCACGCTAGCGTTACAGCATGGCCGTGATTCATCTTTATGGGAAGCAAAGATAAACTCACTGACACCATGTCCACTGATTGCTTTCATTTCATTGAGTAAAGCTAACACCTGTGTTGATAAAGGAACGCAATGCTCGCGCTTCTTTTTCATTCTTTGTGCAGGAATACGCCATAGCTTTTTAGTCCAGTCAATTTCATCCCATCTTGCTCCTGCCGCTTCGGAAGGGCGAACCATTGTATGGAGCTGCCATAAGATCAAACAACGAGTCGTACTAAAGATTCGAGCGCGTGATAAAGCTGACATTAACTCTGGTAATGCTTCTGGCGGTAATGTCTTCATATTCTCAGCATTTGGCTTTTTAAAAGCTTCTTTGATATCGGTTAAACCGTTCACTTCAATGTAGCCGCTATTACGAGCAAACTTCATGATCTCGTTTACACGTTGGCAAATCCGACGCAACACTTCAAGCTTTCCTTGTTTTTCTAGAGGCTTGAGCGCTTGAATCATTAATTGTGGGGAGAGCTCAGAGATAGGCACTTCACCAAGTGTAGGCAAAAGGTGTAACTCAAGAGAGCGATAAATATCATCAGCATGATCTTCAGTGATGTTGCTCTTTTTTACATCAAGCCATTCTAAGGTGATACTTTTCAACGTCATATTGAGACGCATTTTCTCTTTTAGTACCTGTTTGTCACGGTAAGATTTAGGATCGATACCTTGCTCGATAAGACCACGAGCTTCACGAGTTTTTTCTCGTACTGTTTTAAGAGAGGTCATTGGATAGGTGCCAAGCGTGAGGTTAACACGCTTAGAGAGTACAGGATGGGTATAGTTGAACAGCCAGGTTTTAGTGCCGTTCGGTTTCACTCTAAGACGAAGGCCATTTCCATCAGAAAGAATGTATTCTTTAGTTTTAGGCTTTGCGCTTTTAAGTTGAGTTTCAGTAAGGGGTTTAACTTGTTTTGCCATGATGGTACACCGTTGAATTGAACATACGGACAATGTACCCAAGGGTGTACCTTTACAACCACGTTATGTCGCTGTGCTATCAGCCGTTAAGCGACAGCCAAACCACGTAATACGGTAATTTAGGCATAAAAAAAGACGTCCTAAGACGTCTTTCTTCATGTGTTTGGCGGAGAGATAGGGATTTGAACCCTAGAAGGGCTACAAACCCTTGCCGGTTTTCAAGACCGGTGCTTTCGACCACTCAGCCATCTCTCCGTTGTTGGAGCGTATAATAAAGGGTGCTCAGCAGGTTGTAAATAGGCAACCATATCGTTTGCTTTCTTTTTATACACTTCAGGTGATTTTCTTTTGGGTTGAACGAATTATAGACATTGTTTCATTAAACTTTGAAGGCGATGGCAAGAAAGTGGTGGCTGAGTCTCTCTGGTTTGGGGGCTATGGTTACAGGGTGTTAAGTCTTTGGGGCTCAGGAATAAGGAATATGGAATATGGAAAAAAGGAATGGAATCAAATCCATTAGCTGCTTGCGACTGTGAGAAAGAGAAAGAGAAAGAGCCAGAGCATACGTAACTTTTGAGGTTGCGATACTCTGGCGTTCATTCCTAAGCGATCTTATTTACATCGCAAATAGAGGATGTTGAGTCTAATTTTCTCGAGCATAAAAGCGCTGTAACTCGGTCAAACCTTGCATCAATATAGGCAATGTAGGGGTTTGATCTTTCAACCTTTTATACTCTTCGTCATAAAGTTTGAAGTTGCCGAACTTATCAATAACAGTCGTTTTATTCGATGTGATCAAAGCCAGTTCTCTGGAGTCTCCGGCAAGAATCCATTTTCTTCGACGTTCATCGAAAATATTGCGGCCACTGCTGTAGTCACTTGGATTAGATGATACACCGAGTAAGTCTTGTAACAACGTCACCGATACATCTAAATGACTCGAACGATGATTATAGGTTGCAGGTAACTTACCAGGCCATTGAATCACCATAGGGACTTGTAATTGATAACGACTAAAGTTGGTGCTTGCACCCCAGGTGTTGGTGTTGGTTTCATTAAGTTCTGTACCGTGATTAGAAGTGATGATCACGACAGTATTTTGAGCCAATTGCAATTCATCAAGCTTATTGAATAAGGTGCCAAGTTCTTGATCCGCTTGTTTTACGGATGCTTGATAATTCTGAGAAAATACTTCTTTGGCGGTGCCCGAATTGACTTCTTCCAAAGAGAAGTTTTCAATCGTTGTTAGTTCGATAAAGCTAAACCATGGGCTTTTTGATTTACTGGCCCAGTCACTCCATGCTTCAATGGTTTGGCTATCGGCTGTTCTGGCGCTATCAAATGCTAGACCAGAGAAGGACATTCCACGAAACAGTGTCTCTGCGTAAAGATCATCATCAAAATTGTCGCCGCTGAATAAGCCGAAGTTGTATTTCTTATCTGTCAGCGTATCAATCAAAACGGGCAAGCTGGCTTGAGACTTGATGCTGGCTGCGTAGCTACTCGGTAATCCATAAAGTAAGCCAAACATGCCGTACATGTTATTACTAGAGCTGTAGTGATTGGTAAAATTCAATGCGTTTTCTGCATAGTGTGACGTGAATGGCATCACGTTATTGTCCAGCGAGTCTGCTCTAAGGCCGTTAATACTCACGATCAATATATTCAGATTGTTTCCACGTCGGTCAAAGCGCAGTTTATCGTACGGATAACGGACGAGATCACCACTGCCTTCGCTTTCTGCAAGACGTTTCAGATAGTCATCCTTGTCTAATAATCCATGTTTTTCCATGAACGATTTTGCCGTCATTGGGTAAGACAACGGGAAGTTGGATTTCTGGCTCGTCACTGGGTTGTAGAAGTAAGCGTCAGACCAAACATAAGTTAGATGGCTGGCAATAAAACTCAGAAAAAATACGGCAGTAATAGGTCGCCCTACATGTTTATGAGAAAGTTTACGCTGTTTACGCCATACCCATTCAGACAACCCTAATTGAAGGAGAAAAATGAGCGGTAAAACAATGAAAAGGTGTTGCAACCCTTGGGCATGCTCACTGCTTCCCTCGTTAAACAGAAGCTCCCACACGAGTGGCGTTAAGTGTAAATTGAGGGTTTGGTAGGCTTGAGTATCGATTAAAAGAACCGTCAAACCGATGGTGGCGAAACACACCGAAAAAAGTCGAAATAGTTTACGCGACGGAATAATAAATGTTAACGGGAACAAAACAAGCAAGTACAGCGCAAACACCAGAAAGCCGAAATGCCCGACCCAAGAAGAAGCGAGATAAAACTGCCCCAGCAAGGTTTCTGGCCAAGGAGATTGTGTAATGTAGCGGGTACCAATTAACATTGCTGCAATGATATTGAAGAAAGCAAACCAATGCCCCCAACCCACTAAACGAGAAACTCGTTCGCTATATGTATTTCCGCTATCTACCATTAGTCGTTTTGCAGCCCGTTATAATTAATGTGTTTGCTCTTCTAATGAAGAAATCAACGCTTGAGCAAATTTTTCAGCAATTGCTTTGCGTTGTGAAGCAGCAACGTTCTGATTTAAAACATTGGTTGCAATGTTTCCAGCGATCATCAATGAAAGTTCTGGTGTGGCACCATGTTTATCCAAAATAGCGGCTACTTCCGCTAGGATAATTTCAACTTGATCGTCACTGTATTTAGATGTAATCGGCATAAAGACTCTATAGATGATAGTAAAAGCGGCTTATGATAACCTACAATGCCTATCAACTGAAACCTAGAACGCCGATATTTTCACTATGAGCCTTCAACTATCCAACGTCATTTTACACCAACTTTCGAAAAACGATCAGGATGAACTGATCGTTAATTTTCGTTCTCATTCATTAGAAAACGATGGCTCTACAGAGCACCTTGTGGCTGAGTTACATCGTGTCTTTAACGCTAAAGCCGGCAAAGGCTTTGGTTCTTTTAAGTCAGACAGCGAATTTCAAATGTGGTTGCAAGAACTTCGCCAAGGTGAGAAGAATTTTTATGATTTCTCACAACTTAGTGCAAACCGACTGAAACAAGAACTCTCTAAGTACCCATTCGCTGACGAGGGTATTCTGGTTATTGCCGAATACCAATCACTGGCGACTGACTATTTATTCGTTGCATTACTTCCGTCAATTCAAAGCCTTAAAGTGACGGAAGGATTAGAGATCAGTGCGACAGACTATCTCGATATCAATAAAATGGATATCGTTGCTCGAATCGATTTATCGAGTTATGAGACAGACAAAGAGTCAAATCGATATTTAGCGTACATAAAAGGTCGCGTTGGCCGCAAGGTGGCAGACTTTTTCCTAGACTTCCTTCAAGCGGAAGTAGGATTGGATACAAAACAACAAAACCAAGTATTGATGCAAGCAGTACAAGATTTCTGCAGTGACTCCAAGTTAGAAAAGGAAGACGCAACAAATTACAAAAAGCAAGTCTACGATTATTGCAACGAAACGATCAAATCGGGCGCAGAAGTTCAAGTTCGTGAATTGTCTGGTGAGCTTCCTCAAAGCCAGGAAGGAACAAGCTTTCTTGATTACACCAAAGAGCAAGGCTACGAATTAGAAGACAGTTTTCCAGCTGACCGTTCGACAATGCGCAAGTTGACTAAGTACGTCGGTGCGGGTGGTGGACTGAATGTGAGCTTTGATAGCTTGTTACTGGGTGAACGTATTTTTTATGATCCAGAGACGGATACGTTAACGATAAAAGGAACGCCACCTAATTTACGTGACCAATTAACACGAAATTAGTGATATAGAGAGAGCTTTTGCTCTCTCTTTTTTTATTTATTGGTCATGGTGACATATTCTATAAATACAGTGCATTACATTATGGAAAATAATAGGTTACCTCTATGTCGATGGAAGCGATGAAAACCAAGAAAAAGCAACTGCTGGCCATTGTCTGTCTTTGGTTCTTGGTCATTATTACTACAATGAGCCTTGTCCGGGCGAATTCAGACAATCAGGCGAGTATTACAGAGCTTGGTAATAGTCTGAAAGACCTTCGGAATTCGCTCTATTTTGATGCACAATATCGAATGGCTCATGTGGACGATACCTCTCTTAAAGTTCAATTGCTTTACGCGTTAATCTTACAGTTGGAGACCAACGATAAGAGCCGTTTCTTTCAGCCCGACACTGGCCAGTTAATATTCACGACCAAACGTTTTATTGAATTAATGCAACAGTTTAATGACACCGATGTACAGATCATTGAATTGGTTGATCAACTCAAAAAGGCCAGAGAATCCTACCAAGGTAATGCAGCGATGCAGTCGGTGTATTTTCAGCTGAGCAGTCACATATTTGAAGCCATGTTTAGCAACGCTTCCGCCAGCCCTGAAATATATCGTTCTTTGGATTATTTGTTTGTTCAGTCTCAGAAGATGGCGACTGAAGACGGAGAAAGGCTACAACAGGCTCTGGCTCAAACGTCTTCTGTTTTAAGTGTTTATGCCAAAGGAAGCTATTTGGTCGAAAAACTGGTCAATCACCCGGTCAACCTCGTCCAATCAGAAGTAAAGCGTCAATATGATGAGCAAATGAATGATTACTTTATGATGTCCATTGCCGCGAGTGCGTTGGCGATAATCAGTCTGTTTTTTATGCTTTTGCAACAGCCCGTCCAGTTAATTAATCAGGGGGTTGAAGAAAAAACAAAGGAAGAGGATTTAGCAACTGATGACACTGAGCAACGGGTGTCTTCTATTGCACAAAAACAAAAAACTGTAACAACGCAACACAATGAAAAAGGTGACGTGATGAGTAAACCTCTACAATTTGGTCAGGCAGATTCTAATTCGTCGTCAGTACAGGGGAAATCCACGACTCATCATCAGGATTCTTCTACAAAACATCAACCCGATCAGACAATCGATGATAATGAAGAATCCCTTGTTTCTGAAAAAGTGAACATCGATCATATGTTGCACTCTCTAAACGGCGACAACGAATCCGTCTTATTGCTCTTAGATGTGTTTGTTCAGGACCATCAAACCAATGCACAAGATATAAGAGAAACGCAAGAGGCCGATATTGAACATGCCATGCGAATCGCACACAGCTTAAAAGGGGTTGCGGGTAACCTTGGTGTTTTAGGGTTAAAAGACATTGCCACTGATATTGAAACGGATCTCAAACAAGGTACTCGTGTGAGTGATGAGAAACTTGAGCGTTTGGCTATCGCCTTATCGTCAGCGGTAGGCAGCGCAAGGGATTATATAAACCAGCATTCTTGATCTCTATAGTTAGCTTAGTCCTGCGTCATTTCATCAGTGTCTGCCCGTTGTCAGAGCACACTAACTACGCCTTTAAAAGCCTATTCAACTCGACCCTTTTGGCCTTTCTCTCCGCTTTTTCTAGAATCTCTTGGCGTTTTCTAGAAAAAATGACCATAAATGGCATTATTTAGTAATTATCGCTTGAGATTTTTTGTCGAAAAACTTATAGATGGATAAATACATTTTTTAATACATGGAGCGTTTTTGTGATGAGAGTCGGTTTAGTTGGTTGGCGTGGTATGGTTGGTTCCGTGCTTATGCAACGCATGGTAGAAGAAAAAGATTTCGACCTAATCGAACCTGTTTTTTATAGTACCTCTCAAGTTGGTATTCCAGCGCCTGCTTTAGGTAGCAACCCAGCAGGTATGCTGCAAGATGCGTTTGACATCGAAAGCTTGAAACAATTAGATGCAGTGATCACTTGTCAGGGTGGCAGCTATACCGAGAAAGTATACCCGGCACTTCGCCAAGCAGGGTGGAAAGGGTACTGGATTGATGCAGCCTCTACGTTGAGAATGGCTCAAGACTCCATTATTACTCTTGACCCAGTCAACTTGGCTCAGATCCAGCAAGGAATCCATTCTGGAACCAACACCTTTGTGGGTGGTAACTGTACTGTCAGCTTGATGCTCATGGCTTTGGGTGGTCTTTACGAGAAAGGCCATGTTGAGTGGATGAGTGCAATGACTTATCAAGCGGCATCGGGTGCTGGTGCGAAAAATATGCGCGAGCTTATCTCGCAGATGGGTGTGGTGAATGATTCGGTTAGCTCAGAGCTGGCTAATCCAGCGAGTTCCATTTTAGATATTGATAAAAAAGTGGCAGATACGCTACGTTCCGGTTCGTTCCCAACGGATCAGTTTGGTGTTCCTCTTGCTGGCTCATTGATTCCTTGGATTGATGTGAAGCGTGAAAATGGCCAAAGCAAAGAAGAGTGGAAGGCCGAAGTTGAAGCGAACAAGATTTTAGGTTTTCAAAATAACCCAGTGCCTATTGATGGTACGTGCGTTCGTATTGGTGCTATGCGTTGTCATGCCCAAGCGCTTACGATTAAGTTAAAGCAGAATATTCCGCTTGATGAAATTGAAGAGATGATCGCGACTCATAATGATTGGGTTAAAGTGATTCCAAATGATCGCGATATTACGGCGCAAGAACTCACGCCAGCAAAAGTTACTGGAACACTATCAGTGCCAGTAGGACGTTTACGTAAAATGTCGATGGGTGATGATTTCTTGAATGCGTTTACGGTTGGTGACCAACTACTTTGGGGTGCCGCAGAGCCTTTGCGTAGAACATTGCGTATTTTGCTCGCAGAAAAATCATAATTATTGCTGCATTGGATAAAAGCGCCTGTTGGCGCTTTTTTTATATCTTAATTCAGAAGGTTTCGTGGTTTATCCAATAGGCTCAGTAGGAACAATACGCTTATCTGGATCCGCTAATTCTGCGCCACAAAACTTGCAATGAAGTGCATCGCTTTCATGTCCTGTCTTCATACAGTTTGGGCACTTAACCAAATTCCTATGCGCATTCATCTCTTGATTTAATTCTGCCGTGATGATCCCAGTGGGTACCGCTAGAATGGAATAACCGAGCAGCATGACAAGAGAAGCGACCGATCGACCAAGAGGTGTTACTGGTGAAATATCGCCATAACCTACCGTCGTAATGGTTACGATAGCCCAATAGATGCTCATCGGAATACTAGAAAAACCATTTTCAGGCCCTTCAATCACGTAAAGCAGTGATCCAAAAATAGTCACTAGAATAGCGACCATACTGAAAAAAATAAGGATCTTTCTTCGGGACATATAGAGTGATCGAAGCAAGATGTGTGAATCTTGAAGGTAGCGGACCAGTTTAAGAACTCGAAAGATTCGCATGACTCTTAATAGACGGATCACTCCCATGAAAGAAGCGCCTGGAATAAGCAAGGCAAGATACGTTGGAAGTATAGCCAGTAAGTCGATCACACCGTAAAAACTCCGCGCATAGGCGGTTGGCTTTGGTGAACAATAGAGCCGCAGTAGATATTCAATGGTGAATAGACCAGTAAAAAAGTATTCAAGGATTTTTAGAGCAAAATGCCACTCTGCATCAGAAGAGTACACTGAGTCGGCCACTAGGACGGATAGGGATAAAAATATGGCGATGATCAGCCCGATATCAAAAATACGACCCGCTTTAGTATGGGTGCCAAAAATGATGATGTAGAGATGATGTTTCAATGAATGGTCAGTTAAAGTCATAATGATGCTGCTAGTGAATGAACAGCACCATAATAGCGTGAGATCAAAAAGTAATCGAGTGGTTAACAGGTCAGCCGTGGCTAGGCTAAGCCGGGAAATAAGTTCCTAAGCCCGTTTGCGATAAACTCGATCCCTAAAGCCCCGAGGATAAGCCCCATTATACGTGTAATCACATTGATACCTGTTTGCCCTAAAAAACGTACGATAAGAGGCGCTGAACGAAACAGCAGCCAAGAGCAGCAGCAAAAGATTGCTACGGTAATAATGATGCCCAGCGTATCAAGTGTACTGGGGTAGCGGGCTCCATAAACAATGGTTGAACTGATCGCACCTGGACCGGCCATCAGAGGCATGGCCAAAGGGACGACGCCAATTTGTTCCTTACTTACATACTCAGACTTTTCTTGTTTATTTTGCTTATCTTCACCGAGCTTTCCGCTCATCATTGAGAAAGCAATGCTAAGCAGTAGTAGCCCACCTGCAACTCTGAATGAGTCTAGAGAGATACTAAACATATCCAATAATACTTGGCCGGCTAACAGTGACACGATCAAAATCATCGCAACAGCAATGTTCGCCGTTCGTGCGGTTTTGTTTTTTTCTTCTGGTGTCATATGTCCCGTCAAAGAAACAAAAATGGGCATGATTCCTACGGGGTTCACCGCCGCAACCAATCCTAAAAAAAACTGTAAAAAAATGGCGATTTCGAATGAAGTCATAGTTCTAACTCGGCAACCGTAAAATAGGGTGAAATAATTTGCCGCGATTCTATGGTAAATCGTTTTTTTGTACGAGCGGTAATGTTGTGTTCGAGATGATTTTTTTTTGCTTATTCCATACAAAATAAGTAATCCGATCTCATGGACTGAACAGCGAAAGAGTAGAGATTGAAATCAAAGATAAAGTTAAATCGCGAAGAAAAAAATTGAGTGCATTCCCACATTTATGACAAAAATCTCTATCATTTATGCCACATTTATCTCAAAAACGTTTAAGCTCGTAGCACGTAAAAAGTGACACTAAATGTACTTTATTGTAGAAATATGTAACTTTTTTACAGGTTTGTGAAAGTTATTTAGTTTTATTTATCTGACTGCGTGATTTTTAATCACTGATTTTTTGGCTTTTAATCATTTGTTTTCAGTGCCTTATGTTTTTGTCGGTGTTTTAACTGCTACTTTGTAGGTAATTGCCTTTTGAGAACTGATCTGAGTCAATTTTTTTCATGGCCTGAAATATTATACTCAGCCCTGAAAGCAATTTACTAAGCCTGTGCAATTGGATTGGTTCTTGACAGTAGTTTTAAGCATCTCGGCGCAATCTTAATAAAAAGTTTTTAACATTTATTTATTTTAGGAGATCCACTATGCCTGTATCGAACTTGGCTGAACTAGACGCTCTAGTAGCTCGTGTAAAAGCGGCGCAACAAGAATTTGCGAACTTTCCACAAGAGAAAGTTGATGAAATCTTCCGTGCAGCATCTCTAGCAGCTTCAACAGCTCGTATCGAACTAGCTAAAATGGCGGCAACTGAATCTGGCATGGGTATCATGGAAGATAAAGTTATCAAAAACCACTTTGCTTCTGAGTTTATCTACAACAAATATAAAGACGAATTAACCTGTGGCATCATCGACCGTAACGATGAAGGTGGTACGATTACTATCGCTGAACCACTAGGAATTGTTTGTGCGATCGTTCCTACGACCAACCCAACTTCAACCGCTATCTTTAAAGCACTAATCTGTCTTAAAACACGTAATGGTTGTATCTTCTCTCCACACCCACGCGCTAAGAATGCAACGAACTACGCAGCTAAAATCGTACTAGACGCAGCAATTAAAGCGGGTGCACCAAAAGACATTATTGGTTGGATTGACGTACCTTCAGTTGAATTGTCTAACACACTGATGAAACATGACGACATCAACATGATCCTTGCAACTGGTGGCCCAGGCATGGTTAAAGCGGCTTACTCTTCAGGTAAACCAGCTATCGGTGTTGGCGCAGGTAATACACCTGTCGTTATCGATGAAACTGCAGATATCAAACGTGCTGTTTCTTCTATCTTAATGTCTAAAACATTCGATAACGGCGTTATCTGTGCTTCTGAGCAAGCGGCGATTGTTGTGGAATCTATCTACGACGAAGTTAAAGCTCGTTTTGCTAAGTACGGCGCAGTTGTGC
Coding sequences within it:
- a CDS encoding DUF2787 family protein gives rise to the protein MNTVVSCYDNEVTLLPSLVECLSAALDSAPRPINVDKLSVSFRHTPYYQTRRGTHPVEVRLERHDQQWRVVFIASFAYPDDTHRSVTPELYFNFKRGWFYQPDIKGCELARPEVMDVLLSWSRMFCRQLMDEHFDDVRFTKVKT
- the radC gene encoding DNA repair protein RadC, whose product is MPTHLPNATYEFPQPITAMQVLETAADILAQSFEVGDAYTNPNNVKQFLGCKLAHYEREVFAVMFLDNQHQLIAFDELFQGTVDAASVYPREVVKAALKHNASAVIFSHNHPSGVAEPSQADRKITRRLVDALALIDVRVLDHIVIGKESVSFAERGWL
- a CDS encoding helix-turn-helix transcriptional regulator, with amino-acid sequence MSKIIFKNITGRKIRYVRLSKHLSQQDVDRMCSLKGIEMTRSKLAKAEAGMIRITDEMLRDLAEILDVGVNVFFDDLDE
- a CDS encoding integrase domain-containing protein, producing MAKQVKPLTETQLKSAKPKTKEYILSDGNGLRLRVKPNGTKTWLFNYTHPVLSKRVNLTLGTYPMTSLKTVREKTREARGLIEQGIDPKSYRDKQVLKEKMRLNMTLKSITLEWLDVKKSNITEDHADDIYRSLELHLLPTLGEVPISELSPQLMIQALKPLEKQGKLEVLRRICQRVNEIMKFARNSGYIEVNGLTDIKEAFKKPNAENMKTLPPEALPELMSALSRARIFSTTRCLILWQLHTMVRPSEAAGARWDEIDWTKKLWRIPAQRMKKKREHCVPLSTQVLALLNEMKAISGHGVSEFIFASHKDESRPCCNASVNMALKRMGFKGRLVSHGLRSLASTTLNEQPQFTGDLVEAALAHADKDKVRAAYNRTQYVEQRRDMMQWWSDHIDCSANMSCILLT
- a CDS encoding DUF3413 domain-containing protein, encoding MVDSGNTYSERVSRLVGWGHWFAFFNIIAAMLIGTRYITQSPWPETLLGQFYLASSWVGHFGFLVFALYLLVLFPLTFIIPSRKLFRLFSVCFATIGLTVLLIDTQAYQTLNLHLTPLVWELLFNEGSSEHAQGLQHLFIVLPLIFLLQLGLSEWVWRKQRKLSHKHVGRPITAVFFLSFIASHLTYVWSDAYFYNPVTSQKSNFPLSYPMTAKSFMEKHGLLDKDDYLKRLAESEGSGDLVRYPYDKLRFDRRGNNLNILIVSINGLRADSLDNNVMPFTSHYAENALNFTNHYSSSNNMYGMFGLLYGLPSSYAASIKSQASLPVLIDTLTDKKYNFGLFSGDNFDDDLYAETLFRGMSFSGLAFDSARTADSQTIEAWSDWASKSKSPWFSFIELTTIENFSLEEVNSGTAKEVFSQNYQASVKQADQELGTLFNKLDELQLAQNTVVIITSNHGTELNETNTNTWGASTNFSRYQLQVPMVIQWPGKLPATYNHRSSHLDVSVTLLQDLLGVSSNPSDYSSGRNIFDERRRKWILAGDSRELALITSNKTTVIDKFGNFKLYDEEYKRLKDQTPTLPILMQGLTELQRFYAREN
- a CDS encoding YejL family protein, translating into MPITSKYSDDQVEIILAEVAAILDKHGATPELSLMIAGNIATNVLNQNVAASQRKAIAEKFAQALISSLEEQTH
- the yejK gene encoding nucleoid-associated protein YejK, producing MSLQLSNVILHQLSKNDQDELIVNFRSHSLENDGSTEHLVAELHRVFNAKAGKGFGSFKSDSEFQMWLQELRQGEKNFYDFSQLSANRLKQELSKYPFADEGILVIAEYQSLATDYLFVALLPSIQSLKVTEGLEISATDYLDINKMDIVARIDLSSYETDKESNRYLAYIKGRVGRKVADFFLDFLQAEVGLDTKQQNQVLMQAVQDFCSDSKLEKEDATNYKKQVYDYCNETIKSGAEVQVRELSGELPQSQEGTSFLDYTKEQGYELEDSFPADRSTMRKLTKYVGAGGGLNVSFDSLLLGERIFYDPETDTLTIKGTPPNLRDQLTRN